The following nucleotide sequence is from Zea mays cultivar B73 chromosome 1, Zm-B73-REFERENCE-NAM-5.0, whole genome shotgun sequence.
TGCTCTTTCTTCATGCAGGCGCTGGATCGCGTCGAGGGGGAGGTGCACGCGCTGAACGACTCCTGGAAGAAGTGAGTTGCTTTGTTCATTGCCCTAGTGCTGTTCTCTGCTGTCTGGTCTACTTAGCTATTCCTAGTCTATTGTATCTTATCACAATATCAAAAGCTGCCATGCCATATAAAATGATATAAGATATAACTATCCCAATGTATGGTATCATAGCTTGCTTTTTGATTCTCATAGGATACTAAATACTAGCATATACGAGAGTATGAGATGTGGGCCACTTAGAAGGGTGTGCTGCTACTCGTTTATATTCTTTTTATTTGTGTTATTAGGATCGAGGAAGCATTGAACAGTTGTAGTGCAAGTACTGGGGACATCATCAGTACAACAGAGAGGTTGCAACAGGAACTTGAAGTTATCACTCAGAGGCAAGAAATTGTGTCATGCTTCCTGCGGGATTACCAACTTTCAAATGAAGAGGTCCTTTTTTTATCCAAGCAAAACTAATTGAATTATGATGTTTGTTTGCTATGTTGATGCCATTTTGTCTTAAGGCGGACATCACGATGTATTCATTCACGATTGTATGTATTGCTCTTTTATTAATGGTTAAAAGATAAATGCACTTCGGGAAGAGGAGATAGATGACAAATTCTTCAAAGCATTGCTGCATGTTCAAGAAATACACTCAAACTGCAAGGTCCTGCTGCGAACACACCACCAGGTACCATTGCTTTGTCCTCGAATTTTGGTGGCCTTGAGCCTTTAATGCCTCAGAAAGGTGGATTATTAACTGTTGAGAATAAGGTGGTCATGTTTATGAAATCCTAAAGAGAAAAACAAGGACTATGCATTTTTTAAGGAAAAACACAACATGATATCATAATTGTTCAATCTTGGATTTttgtttttttctctctcccaaAATTCTAGCCAAGTATGGATTATACTAACCAACGATTTGATATTGTGATCTTTCCAAATTTCTAATAGTTAGTTTCCTTATCAAATGACATTAAATGTTTATATAAAATGTTCTTTTTTTTATATTCCCAGCGTGCTGGTTTGGAGCTTATGGATATGATGTCTGTGTACCAAGAAGGGGCTTACGAAAGATTATGCAGGTATTTCCCTATAGTCACATTATTTCTTTAGTGGAACAACAGTGTGAATCACCGATTACCATGAAATCAGAGAAATATTGTGAAACGAACAAGTATACAATGGTTAATATTTTTCTCTCTCTATTTTTTATAGTGACCAATGCTCCAACTTAACATTTTTCAGGGTGACTACTGCCAAACTAGCATTCTACTTTATATTTTGTATCTAGACATAGCGCATGCTAGGTGCATAGCAAAAGCTATGTACCAAGAAAAACTAAAATGACTTATAATTTGGAATGATGGGAGTACTTATTATATCATCAGATGGGTATTAATATTCAAGCATAGAACTCATCTATTTCATTGTTTTATCAGGTGGGTTCAAGCTGAATGTAAGAAATTAGGTGATACTGACAATCCTGAAGTAAGTGAGCTTTTGAAAATGGCTGTTTGCTGCCTGAAGGAAAGACCTGTTCTGTTCAAGTATTGTGCAGAGGAGGTAATATGCTATTTATAAAGCAAAGTTACCACTACCTCATTTGATATCTTATGGGTGGCTATCTTCATTCACAGGTTGCCAACATGAGGCACCATGCCTTATTCAGGCGGTTTATAAGTGCTCTTACTAGAGGTGGACCTGGAGGGTTCCCAAGACCAATAGAAGTGCATGCCCATGATCCTCTTCGCTATGTAGGCGAAATGCTGGGTTGGCTACATCAGGTTTTCCTCTTAGGCCCTTACTCTACCCTTATATTAGACATAGGAACCAACATGTAATAGTTCTTTTCAAATCATGCACCTCTACCTTTAGTTACCATGTACCTGAATGTTTGTTCTTTAACTTGTCAAGGCCCTGGCATCTGAAAGAGAGCTTATAGTTGTCTTGCTTGATCCTGATGCAATGACTGACAGTGGTCCAACTTTTCGACGTCAGTCTGGTAGAGATGGTGATTCTTCCAAAGGAGAACCTGATGTAACTTCTGTGCTTGATAGAATATTTGAAGGAGCATGTCGGCCATTTAAAGTTCGAGTTGAGCAAGTTTTGCAGTCACAGCCAAGCCTGATAGTTTCTTTCAAACTTAGCAATACCTTGGAATTCTATTGTTACACGGTGAGTCTGGACTAGTACCTGGAGTTAAGTAAATAAAAAGGGTTTTCCATTTACATATAATTTCCTTCTCATTTAGATATCAGAACTGCTGGGTGAAGACACTGCGCTGTGCAATACAATATGGTCACTTAGagatgcagctcagcagacattcTTCAATATCCTGAAGAGTCGTGGAGAGAAGTTATTGCGATATCCTCCACTAGTTGCAGTTGATCTCTCTCCTCCACCAGCTGTAAGAGAAGGAATTTCTTTGCTGCTTGAGCTCATAGATACCTACAATAGCATGATGGTTCCTGCCTCTGGAAAAAGACCAAACTTTGACCCTGTTATTTCTGCATTATTGGATCCAATAATTCAGGTGAGTTTTCTATGTCAGCTGTCAGGTGTGGCTTAGCTATTCTAATATCTGATGGATGTTGTTATCACGTATACAATGAGACTATTACTATTTGTACTTTACAACTTAAGATTCACTGTGAACAGTAACATTAAAAACTCGGCCAGTGGGGGAAAGACCGCCCTACAGTATTATGTTAAGAAGAAGCTCAATCGGAGCCCCGCCCGAGAAAAGTCACGAAAGCTGGTCCCCCCGTACAACATGAGGGTCCCTGCCCCTTATGGACCAGATATTTACTCGTGCTTTGAGCCCTCACAGCCCCTACACGAGGATCCGGCCTGCATAGATTAGTCCATCTCGTGTGCACACAATCAGAGGAACCGGCGAGTGACCTTTTTAAAGCTCAGCCCAAAATTCGCTCCCACTGGGATTCAAACTCAGAATCTGAGgaatgctactcagaccacctaaccaactcggctagaggccctttcgctgaACAGTAGCATTAAATAGCAACATATCCCTCCCTGTGCTCATTACCCTTTGAATTCAAGCAATTTGTACTCTTTCAGATGTTTAGCGCCATCATTTTTTGTGTGGCTTACCCTCATGCATCAGTTTGGTGGTGATACTGATAAAAATGGGGCACACTTAGTGAcagaggctcccacatgagtgtgGTCTTGAGAAGAgataaaccgaggcaagcctTTGTCCCACAAATACGGAGAGATTGCTTTGAACCAGTGACCTGGTGACACACTGAGACAACTCTGACCACTGCACCAGACTTGTCCTTGGTGGTGACATTGATATCATCTAGAAACAGAAATAAACTTAATGTAATGATTTCGAACAGCATACTTCAGTCAAAGAAAAGAGTCGAGTAGAGAAGAGTAGGATTTGAAGAGGGTGCTTCTAATACTGGCATATTTGAATTTGTTAAGATACAATCTGGTCAGATCATGAGCAAATTGGACAGTTATGCTTAATAGGCTACTAGCACCGTCATAACAGTGGAAGTCATTATTGTGCATAATTTGATTCTGTCTTTTAAAAAAATGTAAGAGCATTATATGAAGTAGTTCTAACCTCTCCTGATATAATAATGTGTACTTTCTCACATAGCACCAAGCCCACATGTGGCAGCTAGACGGATTACTATTCTTCAGTGATACACTTACTGCACTTTTAGGCTATTGTAGTCGTACATACCATTTAGCCAAATGCTATGATGTGTGCTACTGCTACAGAATGTTATACTCTATACTTAGTGATAGCCCAGCAATTTCTATATTAAAATCCTTCATTTTATTAGCATTTATTGTTACAGCAGAATAACTCTTTGCTATCTGCAGCACAACTTATGCGGTACTTGTACTGATATTCCTAATTTTTCAGGTGTGTGAGCAAGCTGCAGAGGCACAGAAGTCAAAAGGATCACTTGCGCGGCGTGGTAGAACAAGCTCTGATCCTAGTGGAAATAGCAGGGATTCTATATCAGTTGATGCTATTCTGTCTAAGAATTTATCTACGTCGATTCTGGTTAGTAGCAGCACTTATAATATTTACCATGTATATAGGATTATTAGATAAAAAACTCGAACAGTAGGGATAACATTGTCGTCAGACATTGCATTAAGAAGCTTTTCACGTAGGTTGAGAAAACCTCTGAACTCTTGCCCACCCATATACCCTGGGAATGGACCTTAGATCTGTGCTTGGTATGGGACAAATGAGGGGATTTTTGTAACCAGCTTGAAAATTCGCTCCCACTGAAAGTCGAACTAAGGACTTGAGGAGTGGTACTTAAGCCATCTAACCAACTTAGCTACAGACACTTTCGCTATAGGATGGCTAGATCATATTAGGAAATATGTAGCCACTCAACTGAGGGTGGATAGCTTGTCTATACTGGGGTTCACTTAGGCTAACAGAACATGTATCTTCTGACTGCAATACTGAAAGTAATCCTTTTTTCTCAtagttctttctcattcttttgcaATTGGCTATCACATGGTCTAATGAAACATAGATGATGTGCAAGGTGAAGTCTTAAAAGTCCCTTACAGTTGCAATAACAAAATTCTGACATTTTTCTAGTTTATTTTTTTATCCGATCTCCAATGTTATTAGATATAGGGAAACAGTCATGATTGTTCATCTACTAAATTGTAAACATATCATTATACCATTCGTTAATAGTGTTCTATGATGAAGCTGCACTGTTCTGGATTTCATGATTGGTTTTGTGGCTTTGATATTAATTTCTTCTGATTGCCTCTTTCCACTATAATATAATTGAAGAGAAATGATACTGTATGTTGCACAAAAAGCATCATTGCCAAATAGATTTTTTGTGCTCTCGGTT
It contains:
- the LOC100382195 gene encoding Conserved oligomeric Golgi complex subunit 6-like, translating into MAAALAPGVSRKLKKVLETRTDNPDLLASLGALSTFYVQNTPQARRNLKSSIEQRALAINRHFLDASLPAHKALDRVEGEVHALNDSWKKIEEALNSCSASTGDIISTTERLQQELEVITQRQEIVSCFLRDYQLSNEEINALREEEIDDKFFKALLHVQEIHSNCKVLLRTHHQRAGLELMDMMSVYQEGAYERLCRWVQAECKKLGDTDNPEVSELLKMAVCCLKERPVLFKYCAEEVANMRHHALFRRFISALTRGGPGGFPRPIEVHAHDPLRYVGEMLGWLHQALASERELIVVLLDPDAMTDSGPTFRRQSGRDGDSSKGEPDVTSVLDRIFEGACRPFKVRVEQVLQSQPSLIVSFKLSNTLEFYCYTISELLGEDTALCNTIWSLRDAAQQTFFNILKSRGEKLLRYPPLVAVDLSPPPAVREGISLLLELIDTYNSMMVPASGKRPNFDPVISALLDPIIQVCEQAAEAQKSKGSLARRGRTSSDPSGNSRDSISVDAILSKNLSTSILSAESSSKVYLINCLSAIQEPLMGQEVATSYVNNLRSMIEAHICVLVDKEVDCILRKCGLSNKMPYIKEYGSKADARPLADIIETSPQMLMECLKAFYGIVTGTEGSLPEFEQLQVPRLRSDACNGLARALAESYELIYSAVMDPNNSYPDPRSLVKHSPEQIRTILEA